One region of Culex pipiens pallens isolate TS chromosome 2, TS_CPP_V2, whole genome shotgun sequence genomic DNA includes:
- the LOC120432542 gene encoding fasciclin-3-like, which produces MNLEPSAWRRRTQSSKAVAISASASVWWYVTVCIALGGSLVESQGLQAIPPRLYVKNLSKNVNLLCKSDKPIEDCSVKIPGYLQWSTADDSGLPSGIGPYGDGWSKGECGVRLMVVKSANEGKFFCNVTVGGQVFQQSIDITLTVTPEPTEIEIGKDTEISNGGYRENQTLTARCISQDGVPMSNLSWYLDDDLLDSSLLGEIQLKNRTDNKGKTLVTVEQELRYFLTAQDNGKRIICRASHFAIGKGFYRAFLPLNIHFAPLPTPTVDIRDSPNEMINVTIKANPRPSTSWYVKGQTIEEGLTNGPYQAYIPKDLGNGNFQVILKINEPTEQTELIELQATNGLGSRTYVIKGSKYLENEIPDDDVDDVDEKGRNGAVFWLISIWTFCTSVIFTCLLR; this is translated from the exons CTCTCGGCGGCTCGCTCGTTGAATCCCAGGGACTCCAGGCCATACCACCCCGACTGTACGTGAAAAACCTCTCGAAGAATGTAAACCTACTCTGCAAGAGTGACAAACCGATCGAGGACTGCAG CGTCAAGATCCCTGGATACCTGCAGTGGTCCACAGCGGATGACTCAGGTCTTCCCTCCGGGATTGGACCTTACGGGGACGGTTGGTCCAAGGGGGAATGTGGCGTCAGGTTGATGGTCGTGAAGAGTGCCAATGAAGGCAAGTTCTTCTGCAATGTGACGGTCGGTGGGCAGGTCTTCCAGCAGTCGATCGATATCACGTTGACCGTGACTCCGGAACCGACGGAGATCGAGATCGGAAAGGACACGGAGATCAGCAATGGAGGGTATCGGGAGAATCAAACCCTGACGGCGAGGTGCATCTCGCAGGATGGTGTTCCGATGTCGAACCTGAGTTGGTATTTGGACGATGATCTGCTGGACTCAAGTCTTCTTGGGGAGATCCAGTTGAAGAATCGTACGGATAACAAAGGGAAGACGTTGGTCACCGTTGAGCAGGAATTGCGGTACTTCCTCACAGCGCAAGATAACGGCAAACGGATCATTTGTAGAGCTTCACACTTTGCGATCGGCAAAGGTTTCTACCGAGCGTTTCTTCCCCTAAACATTCACT TCGCCCCGCTTCCAACTCCAACCGTGGACATCCGGGACAGCCCCAACGAGATGATCAACGTCACGATCAAGGCAAATCCACGACCCTCCACCAGCTGGTACGTCAAAGGTCAAACGATCGAGGAAGGTCTGACCAATGGTCCCTACCAGGCGTACATCCCCAAAGACCTG GGCAACGGCAACTTCCAGGTCATCCTGAAGATCAACGAGCCAACGGAGCAGACGGAGCTGATCGAGCTGCAGGCCACCAACGGGCTGGGTTCGCGGACGTACGTCATCAAGGGCAGCAAGTACCTCGAGAACGAGATCCcggacgacgacgtcgacgacgtAGATGAAAAGGGCAGAAACGGAGCGGTCTTCTGGCTCATCAGCATATGGACGTTCTGCACCTCTGTGATATTTACCTGTCTGTTGcgttga